The proteins below come from a single Malus sylvestris chromosome 3, drMalSylv7.2, whole genome shotgun sequence genomic window:
- the LOC126617304 gene encoding uncharacterized protein LOC126617304 has translation MSGTTMTPASSAGTQKVSMFAAKAGFVIPKNKLSGSLVPVFRGSKNLGAGDAGSGESKKQIQRKTKWGPDLTQDASVKKGRSLAYQTRVDQITQQLKSGMLEDENDEIEDLLSAPQDLHHKSSKHQIDTKDVDQLELEKREAIGEILKLNPSYKAPPDYIPLLKEATVPIPVKEYPKYNFVGLIYGPGSDNQKQLEKETGAKIQVYGTKAGTGQKAEIKPSDGSEIHGEYENLYVHISADTFEKVDAAVAVIELLVTSVSGNLAAVSSTGASVSADNAHVPNQVQDTTTSNMVPTTVVNQGMVQPLPGLAQTPLDGQFQYRGPFLSRGPSSTPMYMPGFTPLNSSRPNLNNPSHLSTSPFNPAYLPSSFGLPPSLVSPRQNPPTTQFLPHTYMAPQPASVQTNVSAPLTFMGNRPLPAGSSTGWSSGPPAPQPGVASMPPPSNIPTGNMVSSVNHPIAAPSSIFIPLPQAGLPSTSLQARVPSSVSGSVPNIAPLKPPMMTAQSPGDFTFQPHRPQNPSFQTVPQPSSHFSAHNASLARPMLPSPAPQAPSFQFPQPGSQVLSRPQLGDHMGQHPSAHMSAAPYARNSTAISVPPRLATFLESSTVLPRTPHPPMRPSNFNPPHQMPNLPGPLPPRPGNYIQIQQNYPAHATRPEIPRAPNQQFNNLAFSSGKSASGPGGGQQLYDPFSPTSANQQQGGNPGKM, from the exons ATGTCTGGTACAACGATGACACCTGCATCATCAGCTGGTACACAAAAGGTCTCCATGTTTGCTGCCAAGGCTGGGTTTGTTATACCGAAAAACAAGCTGTCGGGTTCACTTGTGCCTGTCTTTCGCGGAAGTAAAAACCTAGGAGCCGGTGATGCAGGTAGTGGAGAAAGTAAGAAACAGATTCAGAGGAAAACAAAATGGGGTCCTGATCTCACCCAAGATGCTTCTGTCAAAAAGGGAAGATCTTTAGCTTATCAG ACTCGGGTGGATCAAATTACACAACAGCTGAAATCTGGAATGTTAGAGGATGAGAATGATGAGATTGAGGACTTACTATCAGCACCTCAAGATCTGCACCACAAATCCTCTAAGCATCAAATTGATACAAAG GATGTCGACCAGTTGGAACTTGAAAAGCGGGAAGCCATAG GTGAGATATTAAAGTTAAATCCAAGCTACAAGGCCCCACCTGATTATATACCTTTGTTGAAAGAGGCTACAGTCCCTATTCCT GTGAAAGAATATCCTAAATACAATTTTGTTGGCCTGATATATGGTCCTGGAAGTGATAACCAGAAACAATTAGAAAAG GAAACCGGAGCCAAGATTCAAGTCTATGGTACCAAAGCAGGGACAGGACAGAAG GCTGAAATAAAACCATCTGATGGGAGTGAAATCCATGGTGAATATGAAAACTTATATGTTCATATATCAGCTGACACATTTGAGAAAGTAGATGCAGCGGTTGCTGTGATTGAGCTCTTAGTCACCTCTGTATCA GGCAATCTGGCAGCGGTTAGCAGTACAGGTGCTTCAGTTTCTGCTGATAATGCTCATGTTCCTAATCAAGTCCAGGACACTACCACCTCTAATATGGTTCCAACTACTGTGGTAAATCAGGGAATGGTACAACCACTGCCAGGACTGGCACAAACTCCACTGGATGGGCAGTTTCAGTACCGTGGTCCATTTCTCTCGAGGGGCCCATCTTCCACTCCCATGTATATGCCTGGCTTCACTCCTCTGAATTCTTCGAGACCAAACCTCAACAATCCTTCCCATCTTTCAACATCACCTTTCAACCCTGCGTACCTGCCTTCATCATTTGGGCTTCCGCCATCTCTTGTTTCCCCTAGACAAAATCCACCAACAACACAATTTTTGCCGCATACATATATGGCTCCCCAGCCTGCATCAGTGCAAACTAATGTTTCAGCTCCTCTCACATTCATGGGAAACCGACCACTGCCTGCTGGGAGCTCTACTGGATGGTCAAGCGGTCCACCAGCTCCACAACCAGGTGTTGCGTCCATGCCACCACCTTCAAATATACCAACGGGGAATATGGTATCTTCTGTAAACCATCCTATTGCAGCACCAAGTTCTATTTTTATTCCACTGCCTCAAGCAGGACTTCCTTCTACATCTCTGCAAGCAAGAGTTCCAAGTTCTGTTTCTGGAAGTGTTCCAAATATTGCTCCCCTAAAACCACCAATGATGACGGCTCAAAGCCCTGGCGATTTCACTTTTCAGCCGCATCGACCACAGAATCCATCCTTCCAAACAGTTCCCCAACCAAGCAGTCACTTTTCAGCCCATAACGCTTCTCTTGCCAGACCAATGTTGCCGTCTCCAGCACCTCAAGCACCGTCTTTCCAGTTTCCTCAGCCAGGCAGTCAG GTGTTATCGAGACCACAACTCGGTGACCACATGGGTCAGCATCCATCAGCTCATATGTCTGCTGCTCCCTATGCCAGAAATTCAACTGCCATCTCAGTTCCTCCCAGACTCGCAACATTTCTAGAATCCAGTACCGTTCTACCTCGGACGCCACACCCACCAATGAGACCGAGTAACTTCAATCCACCTCACCAGATGCCCAATTTGCCAGGTCCTCTGCCTCCAAGGCCAGGAAATTATATTCAAATTCAGCAAAACTATCCTGCTCACGCAACTCGACCTGAGATCCCACGTGCTCCAAATCAACAGTTCAACAACCTTGCATTTTCCTCTGGCAAGTCGGCGTCTGGTCCTGGAGGAGGACAGCAACTTTATGATCCATTCTCACCCACTTCCGCGAATCAACAGCAGGGAGGTAATCCAGGAAAGATGTGA
- the LOC126617308 gene encoding uncharacterized protein LOC126617308, whose protein sequence is MGTLVGHVTPGLGFLLIGLWHLFNHIKLHLYQPNSYASPTWFPTTKFKYLEPFLIMGGSFAFIATELFIAPEKHQPFDDDGTIPTNRLRNFEHCSISMAFLVYAAFAIILDKIAPKAQHGLTQLLGAIAFGQQLLLFHLHSTDHMGPEGQYHMLLQLVVLVSLATTLMGIGFPKSFLVSFVRSLSIFSQGAWLIVMGFMLWTPELMPKGCFMNLEDDPKVVTCHGDEALHRAKSLVNLEFSWFLVGIAIFGVSFYLVLVRVYSEKVEYSSLTRLREEDEEEPNLDVESQKKSKLGETESFVSHMGKTAFASMDMEK, encoded by the coding sequence ATGGGCACTTTAGTTGGACATGTAACACCAGGCCTTGGGTTTCTTCTCATTGGCTTATGGCACCTCTTCAACCACATTAAACTCCATCTTTACCAGCCAAACTCCTACGCATCTCCAACCTGGTTTCCCACCACCAAATTCAAGTATTTGGAGCCCTTCTTAATCATGGGAGGCTCATTTGCCTTCATTGCAACGGAACTGTTCATAGCCCCGGAGAAACACCAACCCTTCGATGACGATGGAACCATCCCCACCAACCGTCTCCGCAACTTTGAGCACTGTTCAATCTCCATGGCCTTCTTGGTCTATGCAGCTTTTGCTATCATTCTTGACAAAATTGCCCCAAAAGCACAACATGGTTTGACCCAACTCCTTGGAGCCATAGCCTTTGGGCAGCAGCTTCTTCTCTTTCACCTTCACTCTACTGATCACATGGGACCTGAAGGCCAATACCACATGCTTCTGCAGCTTGTGGTTCTTGTTTCTTTGGCCACAACCCTTATGGGAATTGGTTTCCCTAAGAGTTTTTTGGTCAGCTTTGTGAGGTCACTTAGCATATTTTCCCAAGGTGCTTGGCTTATTGTCATGGGGTTCATGCTTTGGACACCTGAATTGATGCCAAAAGGTTGCTTCATGAACTTAGAGGACGATCCCAAAGTGGTTACGTGCCATGGAGATGAGGCACTTCACAGAGCCAAGTCCTTAGTGAACCTCGAATTTAGTTGGTTCTTGGTGGGAATAGCCATTTTTGGGGTGTCCttctatttggttttggttagGGTTTACAGTGAAAAGGTTGAGTATTCTTCATTGACAAGGCTACgcgaagaagatgaggaggaaCCGAATCTTGATGTTGAATCTCAAAAGAAAAGTAAGCTTGGAGAGACAGAGAGTTTTGTTAGTCATATGGGAAAAACAGCCTTTGCGTCCATGGACATGGAAAAGTAG